The following coding sequences lie in one Candidatus Binataceae bacterium genomic window:
- a CDS encoding alpha/beta hydrolase, with translation SGLVMLLLSGSGDNAHVFDYFAFQFTNFFHVIAITRRGWLPSSQSKNGYDVDTRAADDIKVLDALGIKRAVFVGHSIAGSELSKIAVKYPSYVDRLVYLDASDLSQRYTFPDIPDPFSLLTDPDAKSVFTLQAAYARLLATREPIPAICLSFDFDKDRMVTGTSTPQFIYDQLNRGVRDPVNPPTNWADIKASRLGIFAPPTIESKLPYYWYLSPAEKAMFDERFPRYLQWFRDVVDKFGEKHLGTPTPEVYLLPGASHYVYINNEAEVVRQMRIFLGISGDR, from the coding sequence GCTCAGGCCTGGTGATGCTGTTGTTGAGCGGTTCCGGCGACAACGCGCACGTATTCGATTATTTTGCATTTCAGTTTACCAATTTCTTCCATGTGATCGCGATTACCCGCCGCGGATGGCTGCCATCGAGCCAGTCAAAAAACGGTTACGATGTCGATACGAGGGCAGCCGACGATATCAAGGTCCTCGATGCCTTGGGTATCAAGAGGGCAGTCTTCGTCGGGCATTCTATAGCCGGTTCGGAATTAAGCAAGATCGCAGTAAAATATCCAAGCTATGTAGATAGATTAGTCTATCTAGACGCTTCTGACCTGTCGCAGAGGTACACATTCCCCGATATACCTGATCCGTTTTCTCTGCTTACTGACCCGGACGCTAAATCTGTATTTACTCTCCAGGCAGCCTATGCACGGCTTCTGGCGACACGCGAACCAATCCCGGCAATTTGTCTGTCCTTTGACTTTGACAAAGATCGAATGGTTACGGGTACCTCGACACCACAATTCATCTATGATCAACTTAATCGGGGTGTGCGTGATCCGGTGAATCCGCCAACGAATTGGGCGGATATCAAGGCGTCGAGGCTTGGTATTTTTGCTCCACCGACTATCGAGAGCAAGCTGCCCTATTACTGGTATCTGAGTCCTGCCGAGAAGGCGATGTTTGATGAACGGTTTCCGCGCTATCTTCAGTGGTTCAGAGATGTAGTCGATAAATTTGGAGAGAAACATCTAGGAACCCCTACGCCTGAAGTATATTTACTGCCTGGCGCTTCACACTATGTGTATATTAACAACGAGGCGGAGGTCGTCCGGCAGATGCGGATCTTCCTAGGGATATCTGGAGACCGATAA
- a CDS encoding CmcJ/NvfI family oxidoreductase, translating into MGIVTKKLDHVEAHLNYATASDAGRKSVLIHDARAVLDQLSLEQQGFILRRYKTAVTNFFDEKEVREVYYPEVEQLLKETTGAVRAVAFEHDVRSASRAERAVKGVRQPVKVVHDDYTEKSAPERVRLYLPQEAEELLKERYAVINVWRPIRGPVLDTPLAVCDAESIAAADLIPTEAGVKHEVYLFNFNPDHSWYYFSAMTTSEVLLFKCFDSNKDTQARVTAHSAFDLPAMAAPAQARESIEVRALVFFPVSLSRYQLNVPGYLARMKASSLVA; encoded by the coding sequence ATGGGCATCGTCACCAAGAAGCTCGACCACGTCGAGGCTCACCTCAATTACGCCACGGCTTCGGACGCGGGTCGGAAGTCGGTGCTTATTCACGACGCCCGTGCCGTCCTCGATCAGCTGTCCTTGGAACAGCAGGGATTTATCTTACGTCGCTACAAAACCGCGGTCACAAATTTTTTCGACGAGAAGGAAGTGCGTGAGGTCTACTACCCGGAGGTCGAACAACTCCTCAAGGAGACCACTGGGGCAGTGAGAGCGGTCGCGTTCGAACATGACGTGCGATCTGCCTCGAGGGCCGAGCGCGCTGTGAAAGGTGTGCGCCAGCCTGTCAAAGTGGTGCACGATGACTACACCGAGAAGTCAGCTCCGGAACGCGTGCGATTGTATCTGCCTCAGGAAGCCGAAGAGTTGCTGAAAGAGCGCTATGCTGTGATCAATGTATGGCGGCCGATCAGGGGCCCTGTGCTCGATACACCGCTGGCCGTCTGTGATGCGGAGAGTATCGCGGCCGCAGACCTCATACCCACCGAAGCAGGAGTCAAACACGAAGTCTATCTATTCAACTTCAACCCCGACCACAGTTGGTACTATTTTTCCGCGATGACCACGAGCGAGGTACTGCTCTTCAAGTGCTTCGACTCAAACAAAGATACCCAGGCTCGGGTCACTGCACATTCCGCATTCGATCTGCCCGCGATGGCGGCTCCGGCGCAGGCGCGTGAGAGCATCGAAGTCCGCGCGCTGGTTTTCTTTCCCGTGTCGCTATCGCGGTACCAGCTTAACGTCCCGGGCTATCTCGCGCGGATGAAGGCCTCGAGTCTGGTCGCTTAA
- a CDS encoding FtsX-like permease family protein encodes MVPVRYNFRSVIERRATSLMTVLGVALVAMMFIIVFGFIAGLNQSLHNAGQDRNWIVLARGVPSENESYVPHPALEAISTLPEVTVDGGHHALVSAEGLAGVNVSRTRGAKEFALLRGVDPIAQEVHPNLRMVQGHWPIRGNGEWVVGRKVLAHYPYLTPGSSFHYGHRDWKIVGVFADNDSARESEIWTDRQDLRNERHWDQGSASLHLVINPGTAEEFAHAIKSDGRFTLEAETEAEYYAAQEKVAGQLRALGLIVGLALGIGATFGGMNTMYTAVTRRGREIGVLRVLGFSRTNILSSFVLESAILGIAGGVTGVVLATVIAWTTGLTSRTMSIGAMFFSYQPTLGAIVAGVAVAAIIGIAGGLPPALRASRMGIIGALREA; translated from the coding sequence ATGGTTCCGGTCCGCTACAACTTCCGCAGCGTTATCGAACGACGCGCCACGTCGCTGATGACGGTGCTGGGCGTGGCGCTGGTCGCGATGATGTTCATCATCGTATTCGGCTTCATCGCTGGGCTTAATCAGTCGCTGCACAACGCCGGACAGGACCGGAACTGGATCGTGCTCGCCCGCGGAGTGCCGAGCGAGAACGAGAGCTACGTTCCTCATCCGGCGCTCGAGGCCATCAGCACCCTGCCGGAGGTAACGGTAGACGGCGGGCATCACGCGTTGGTTTCGGCGGAAGGCCTGGCAGGAGTGAATGTAAGCCGCACCCGCGGGGCCAAAGAGTTTGCCCTGCTGCGAGGTGTGGACCCGATCGCGCAGGAAGTGCATCCGAATCTCCGCATGGTCCAGGGGCATTGGCCGATCCGCGGCAACGGGGAGTGGGTGGTCGGGCGCAAGGTGTTGGCGCACTATCCCTATCTCACGCCCGGGAGCAGTTTTCACTACGGCCATCGCGACTGGAAAATCGTCGGGGTGTTCGCCGACAACGATAGCGCTCGCGAATCGGAGATCTGGACGGACCGGCAAGACCTTCGCAACGAGCGGCACTGGGACCAGGGCTCGGCTTCCCTACACCTGGTCATAAATCCGGGCACCGCCGAGGAATTCGCACACGCGATAAAGAGCGATGGGCGGTTCACACTCGAGGCTGAAACCGAAGCGGAATACTACGCAGCGCAGGAGAAAGTGGCCGGGCAGTTGCGCGCGCTCGGACTGATCGTGGGGCTCGCGCTGGGAATCGGCGCGACTTTCGGCGGCATGAACACGATGTATACGGCGGTGACGCGCCGTGGACGCGAGATTGGTGTGCTGCGGGTGCTCGGCTTCTCACGCACGAACATTCTGAGCAGCTTCGTGCTGGAAAGCGCCATCCTGGGGATCGCCGGGGGAGTTACCGGCGTGGTGCTCGCCACGGTAATCGCGTGGACGACGGGACTGACCAGCCGCACCATGAGCATCGGCGCGATGTTTTTCTCTTACCAGCCGACGCTCGGCGCGATCGTAGCGGGCGTCGCGGTGGCGGCGATCATCGGCATCGCGGGCGGACTGCCGCCGGCGCTGCGCGCATCGCGGATGGGAATTATCGGCGCGCTGAGGGAGGCGTGA
- a CDS encoding FtsX-like permease family protein, giving the protein MAFRLLIIAFRNMRRQPRRTILTALTFAVAVFMYTVLVAVPWSMDRIADGASKGLRLVVTERNNNRLPARYCDQIKKMPHVLGCAPEIIWGAVYRDPKDPIITYGITQDIATVSDSSDYQLPPDKAQLMQKDRRSALVGAQLMREKGWKLGEPVTLRNPEDPRLALTFIPIVEYPTEYLSRVFFFDRRMLDDAVKNLYGADIQDRASFIMVRVDRGENMGLVANEIDENFHNSGSETETTTETDAVANVVTAIGSIRTIIYSLCTVVLLTVLLIAANSMAMMVRDRIGEVAVMRALGFTQTHVALLLFTEAVLIGLAGACIGAALALWYFRGGVTLGEITGMMGYIEVRRETAVAAIASAVLVSFASAIAPVLRATRVVPAMAFRQVV; this is encoded by the coding sequence ATGGCGTTCAGACTGCTGATCATCGCGTTCCGCAACATGCGCCGGCAGCCGCGCCGGACGATTCTGACCGCTTTGACCTTCGCGGTGGCGGTCTTTATGTACACCGTGCTGGTCGCAGTGCCTTGGTCGATGGATCGGATCGCGGATGGCGCGTCAAAGGGACTGCGCCTGGTAGTTACCGAGCGCAACAACAATCGCCTGCCGGCGCGCTATTGCGACCAGATCAAGAAGATGCCCCACGTGCTCGGCTGCGCGCCCGAAATAATCTGGGGTGCGGTATATCGCGACCCGAAGGATCCGATAATCACCTACGGCATCACCCAAGACATCGCCACCGTGTCCGACAGCAGCGATTACCAGCTACCGCCGGACAAGGCGCAGCTGATGCAGAAGGATCGGCGCAGCGCGCTGGTCGGTGCGCAATTGATGCGCGAGAAGGGCTGGAAGCTCGGTGAGCCGGTTACGCTGCGCAATCCAGAGGATCCCAGGCTGGCGCTGACCTTCATTCCGATCGTGGAATATCCGACTGAGTATCTTTCGCGGGTGTTTTTCTTCGATCGGCGGATGCTGGATGACGCGGTGAAGAATCTCTATGGCGCCGACATCCAGGACCGTGCGTCATTCATCATGGTGCGGGTCGATCGCGGCGAGAACATGGGCCTGGTCGCTAACGAGATCGACGAGAATTTCCACAACTCGGGTTCCGAAACAGAGACGACCACCGAGACTGACGCGGTTGCGAACGTCGTCACCGCGATCGGCAGCATCCGAACTATCATTTATAGTCTGTGCACAGTGGTGCTGCTGACGGTGTTGCTCATCGCCGCGAACTCGATGGCAATGATGGTGAGGGACCGGATTGGCGAAGTCGCGGTCATGCGCGCGCTCGGTTTTACTCAGACGCACGTGGCCCTACTCCTGTTTACGGAGGCGGTGTTGATCGGACTCGCTGGCGCGTGCATCGGCGCGGCACTGGCTCTTTGGTATTTCAGGGGCGGAGTCACGCTGGGCGAGATAACCGGGATGATGGGTTACATAGAGGTTCGTCGAGAGACTGCGGTGGCGGCGATCGCGAGTGCTGTATTGGTGAGTTTCGCGAGCGCGATAGCGCCAGTGCTTCGCGCAACGCGGGTGGTTCCGGCGATGGCGTTCCGGCAGGTGGTGTGA
- a CDS encoding DUF6632 domain-containing protein produces the protein MTQEDGLKYLRVVLVLVGIIFLAGIYPFMIIWPSGWAWHTGHSDYPMMIVGIYATLGVFLILAARDPLAHLSLIWFTVWSSLVHGGIMALQSFEGPENHGHLLGDVPALLIVALVLAILTPRGERARTLRHAAVH, from the coding sequence ATGACTCAAGAGGATGGCCTAAAGTATCTGCGCGTGGTCCTGGTTCTGGTCGGAATCATATTTCTGGCCGGAATCTATCCCTTCATGATCATCTGGCCTTCAGGCTGGGCGTGGCATACGGGACACTCGGACTACCCCATGATGATAGTCGGCATTTACGCAACGCTTGGCGTCTTTCTCATTCTCGCCGCGCGCGATCCTCTCGCCCATTTGAGTCTGATCTGGTTCACAGTCTGGTCGAGCCTCGTCCATGGCGGAATCATGGCTCTTCAGTCGTTCGAAGGCCCCGAGAATCACGGCCACCTCCTCGGTGACGTTCCGGCGCTGCTGATCGTGGCGCTGGTGCTGGCGATTCTCACGCCGCGGGGAGAACGCGCGCGCACGCTACGCCATGCTGCCGTGCACTAA
- a CDS encoding LLM class flavin-dependent oxidoreductase, translated as MKLSFGIHLAPGLFLRREELGKVADLVKMAENYGAEAIGTYDSAFIGDDAYIRAALLAMASTQARVGLRPTNPLTREPQVMASFLATIDSLTDGRTFMDIASGDSAVLNIGYKIATRARIEDYVQCVRSLLATGEATYQKRPQRVRWTSRVVRKQIPISVCAEGPKMLHLGGRIGDGVTAGTGLLPEVISDTVARIHAGALEAGRSPADVDIWFTTRTSLHEDQEIAIKNVMASVSSILNHSMRSTLEGKLVPEDLKPRLQKYVDGYVLYEHVVSEGANPRRMEDLGLTDYALKRFALAGNPEAWIARIEDIADAGATKLWLNAEGGSLERQFHYMRMLGEKIMSRFV; from the coding sequence ATGAAACTCTCATTTGGTATTCACCTCGCTCCTGGATTGTTTCTCCGCCGCGAGGAACTCGGGAAGGTCGCCGACCTCGTGAAAATGGCTGAAAACTACGGCGCCGAAGCGATTGGTACTTACGATTCTGCCTTCATTGGTGACGATGCGTATATCAGAGCTGCGCTGTTGGCGATGGCATCGACACAAGCAAGGGTTGGTCTGCGGCCAACCAATCCCCTGACCCGCGAACCGCAGGTGATGGCGTCTTTTCTCGCGACCATCGACAGCCTTACGGACGGAAGAACCTTCATGGATATTGCCAGTGGGGATAGCGCCGTTCTTAATATTGGCTACAAAATCGCCACACGGGCCCGAATCGAGGATTACGTCCAGTGCGTGCGCTCGCTGCTCGCCACCGGTGAAGCCACTTACCAAAAGCGCCCGCAACGCGTGCGATGGACATCGAGAGTGGTTCGCAAACAGATTCCGATTTCGGTATGCGCGGAAGGACCGAAGATGTTGCACCTCGGCGGTAGAATCGGCGACGGCGTGACCGCAGGGACCGGTTTACTGCCTGAGGTGATCTCTGACACGGTTGCGAGAATTCATGCTGGTGCACTGGAGGCAGGACGCAGTCCAGCCGACGTCGATATCTGGTTCACCACTAGAACCTCTCTGCACGAGGATCAGGAAATCGCGATCAAAAACGTCATGGCTTCCGTATCCTCGATCCTGAATCACTCAATGCGCTCCACCCTCGAAGGCAAGCTGGTGCCGGAAGACCTGAAACCACGACTTCAGAAATACGTCGATGGCTACGTGTTGTACGAGCACGTCGTGTCCGAGGGCGCCAACCCTAGACGAATGGAAGACCTCGGTCTCACGGACTATGCGCTTAAACGATTCGCGCTGGCGGGCAATCCCGAGGCATGGATTGCCCGCATCGAAGATATCGCAGATGCCGGAGCGACTAAGCTGTGGCTCAACGCTGAGGGCGGAAGCCTGGAACGCCAATTCCACTACATGCGGATGCTCGGCGAAAAGATCATGTCCCGCTTTGTATAG
- a CDS encoding alpha/beta hydrolase encodes MAFERKYVTVGGARIEYFIGGSGAPMVWLHGSEGNLGWLRVHDELARSFTVYVPTHPGFAGSERPSWLESFVDLSRFYLWIFQELRLSKAILAGHFIGGWLAAEMAVMSPNIVARLLLIDAAGVRPNEGEILDIFLHGSEATRRLSFFDVKEVSDYDLLFGSKPTPEAREVHVINREAATRFCWKPYMHDPTLPPLLERLRNIPTLVIWGREDRIVPLECGELYRKAVHGAELAVIDRCGHFPHLEKPTEFWRALSPFLG; translated from the coding sequence ATGGCCTTCGAGCGAAAATACGTGACAGTGGGCGGTGCCCGCATCGAATACTTCATAGGTGGTTCAGGCGCACCGATGGTCTGGTTGCACGGCAGCGAAGGCAATCTCGGATGGCTGCGCGTGCACGATGAGCTTGCGCGCAGCTTTACTGTCTACGTTCCCACTCATCCAGGTTTTGCCGGCTCGGAGCGGCCCTCGTGGCTGGAGTCGTTTGTTGATCTTTCGCGTTTCTACCTGTGGATCTTTCAGGAGCTGAGGCTCTCGAAGGCTATCCTGGCGGGTCATTTCATCGGAGGCTGGCTCGCTGCGGAAATGGCCGTAATGTCGCCGAACATTGTCGCGCGGCTGTTGTTAATCGACGCCGCCGGGGTGCGACCGAACGAAGGTGAGATACTCGACATCTTCCTGCACGGCAGCGAAGCTACCCGCCGGCTGTCGTTCTTCGACGTGAAAGAGGTCTCCGACTATGATCTTTTGTTCGGTAGCAAACCGACACCGGAAGCGCGCGAGGTGCACGTGATCAATCGTGAAGCGGCCACGCGCTTTTGCTGGAAGCCATACATGCACGATCCCACTCTACCGCCGTTGCTCGAGCGTCTGCGCAACATTCCAACGCTGGTTATCTGGGGCCGCGAGGATCGTATCGTGCCACTCGAATGTGGCGAGTTGTATCGCAAAGCAGTCCACGGCGCGGAGTTGGCAGTGATCGATCGCTGCGGCCATTTTCCACATCTGGAAAAGCCGACGGAGTTCTGGCGTGCACTATCACCTTTTCTGGGCTGA
- a CDS encoding LLM class flavin-dependent oxidoreductase, which produces MFIMRFTERPYVAYTEDDVRRSFRSSVRLTFPNSHFDPVLGAELYNEYLDEYELSEEAGFDGLMLNEHHNTPTCMGATMNLEAAILARITKKPKIVLLGNPLPIFDNPIRLAEELAEIDMISRGRLVSGFVRGTGIESWATNTNPVHNRERFEEAHDLIIKTWTTPGPFRWEGKHYQFRVVNPFEIPLQKPHPPIWIPGVGSPETLEWCARHHYPYIYLETDAQVTVSMTDLYGKAAAECGYRPGPQNFGYLWRIHVQDTDEKALEVGKGFLTGNAGVGRVPLPGDFMAPAGYNSREGSKRLLEQYKHALRPDPLYGGVDSAGWDAVVESNRVVVGSPKTVIKKIRQGLEVFRPGILGVWSNDGTIAHKDTMRCLQLMKEEVLPAIREIGKELGLPGPFEQAP; this is translated from the coding sequence ATGTTCATAATGCGGTTCACGGAACGCCCCTATGTCGCCTATACAGAAGACGACGTTCGGCGCAGCTTTCGCAGTTCGGTCCGGCTGACCTTTCCGAATAGTCATTTCGATCCGGTTCTTGGCGCGGAGCTGTATAATGAATATCTGGACGAGTATGAGCTCTCCGAGGAAGCAGGATTCGATGGCCTGATGCTCAATGAGCATCACAACACACCCACGTGCATGGGGGCGACCATGAACCTGGAAGCGGCGATCCTTGCGCGTATCACTAAGAAGCCAAAGATCGTCCTGCTCGGGAATCCCCTCCCTATCTTCGACAATCCCATCCGACTGGCCGAGGAGCTGGCCGAAATAGACATGATTTCGCGCGGCAGACTAGTGTCGGGATTCGTCCGCGGCACCGGTATCGAAAGCTGGGCGACCAACACTAATCCCGTCCACAATCGCGAGCGATTTGAAGAGGCACACGATCTAATTATCAAGACCTGGACGACTCCCGGACCTTTTCGGTGGGAAGGCAAGCATTACCAGTTTCGAGTCGTGAATCCGTTCGAAATCCCGCTTCAAAAGCCGCATCCACCAATCTGGATCCCGGGCGTGGGCAGTCCCGAAACACTCGAATGGTGCGCGCGGCATCACTATCCCTACATCTATCTCGAAACCGATGCTCAAGTGACGGTGTCAATGACCGACCTCTACGGCAAGGCCGCTGCGGAATGCGGGTATCGGCCGGGACCGCAGAATTTCGGATACCTGTGGCGCATCCACGTCCAGGACACCGACGAAAAGGCGCTCGAGGTCGGGAAAGGATTTCTCACCGGCAACGCGGGTGTAGGCCGCGTCCCGCTGCCCGGCGACTTTATGGCACCGGCCGGTTACAACTCACGAGAAGGTTCGAAGCGGCTGCTGGAGCAATACAAACATGCCCTGCGTCCTGACCCACTCTACGGCGGCGTCGATTCCGCAGGATGGGACGCGGTTGTCGAAAGCAATCGCGTCGTGGTCGGTAGTCCCAAGACGGTCATCAAGAAGATCCGGCAGGGGCTCGAGGTATTTCGGCCGGGTATCCTCGGTGTTTGGAGCAACGATGGGACCATCGCTCATAAGGACACGATGCGATGCTTGCAGCTGATGAAGGAAGAGGTACTGCCTGCGATCCGGGAGATCGGTAAGGAACTGGGACTGCCAGGACCATTCGAACAGGCGCCGTAA
- a CDS encoding amidohydrolase family protein, whose amino-acid sequence MTDMRVISADSHMTEPGDLWVTRLDRKYRDNAPRVIKKDSSGSAVTGAPYVFVGSGFPPLVVAGVFAAGRSGEALREHMRKGYEAARPSGWDPLERLKDQDIDGVSAEVLYASLGIALLSMTDVELQQACMRVYNDWLAEFCSHSKNRLAGIGLCSLRALPDVSEIERCAKKGLKGILVLASNTIEIPYSDERFDPLWRAAAELGMPISLHKPLVSGMSLTPFMPSPADLQIHCIHVVEQCMTRLIYGGVFERFPKLKIVSAENDVGWIPNWVNRLDHVYSKMGRPRLPHQPSEYVKRNVWATFQDDPLGPATWKFFGEENYMWASDFPHADSTFPNSIKTIADNFADVPTHVRRKITFDNANQLYNLALG is encoded by the coding sequence ATGACAGACATGCGAGTAATCTCCGCCGATTCGCACATGACCGAGCCCGGCGATTTATGGGTAACGCGGCTCGATCGGAAATACCGCGACAACGCGCCGCGCGTGATCAAGAAGGACAGCTCAGGCTCCGCAGTGACGGGTGCTCCCTATGTTTTCGTCGGTTCGGGCTTTCCTCCGCTCGTTGTTGCAGGGGTATTCGCCGCGGGACGGAGCGGCGAGGCGTTACGCGAACATATGCGGAAGGGCTACGAGGCAGCGCGGCCGAGCGGATGGGATCCCCTCGAGCGGCTCAAGGACCAAGACATCGATGGTGTCTCGGCCGAGGTGCTCTACGCCAGTCTCGGCATAGCACTGCTCAGCATGACGGACGTCGAACTGCAGCAGGCTTGCATGCGCGTCTATAACGATTGGCTCGCGGAGTTCTGCTCGCATTCGAAAAACCGTTTGGCGGGCATCGGACTGTGTTCACTGCGCGCTTTGCCGGACGTCTCGGAAATCGAGCGATGCGCGAAGAAAGGCCTTAAAGGCATCCTGGTGCTCGCGAGCAACACCATCGAGATTCCCTACAGCGATGAGCGTTTCGATCCGCTGTGGCGCGCCGCAGCAGAACTAGGCATGCCAATCTCACTGCATAAGCCGCTGGTCTCCGGAATGTCGCTCACACCGTTCATGCCGAGTCCCGCCGACCTGCAGATCCATTGCATCCACGTAGTTGAGCAGTGCATGACGAGGTTGATCTACGGCGGCGTGTTCGAACGATTTCCCAAATTGAAGATCGTTTCGGCCGAGAATGATGTCGGATGGATACCCAACTGGGTCAATCGCCTCGACCACGTCTACTCGAAGATGGGTCGCCCCAGGTTGCCTCACCAACCGAGCGAGTATGTGAAGCGCAACGTATGGGCGACCTTTCAGGACGATCCGCTGGGACCGGCGACCTGGAAATTCTTCGGCGAAGAGAACTACATGTGGGCTTCGGACTTTCCTCACGCTGACTCGACCTTTCCCAATTCCATAAAGACCATTGCCGATAACTTTGCCGATGTGCCCACGCATGTCAGGCGGAAAATCACCTTCGACAATGCGAATCAGCTTTATAACCTCGCACTCGGCTAA
- a CDS encoding amidohydrolase family protein: MALDLIIRGGTVVDGTGTPGYQADVAISEGRIVEVGKMRDSAERVIDGSGLIVTPGFIDPHTHYDAQICWDPLITCSSWHGVTTVVMGNCGVGLAPCKPAEREVATWNLVHVEAIPYDVLNKGITWDWETFPQYMDAAQRRGLGINVGFLAALSPFRHFAMGEEAMTRASTEAETVQICTLLRETMAAGAFGFSLTVMPQHVGYKGQPLACRLASHDELRSYAGVLREAGHGVVEIALTRQPSGLSDQEYTLLDLLSHASERPVTWLNLRDRDDAPDAWSETLTKAAPLLERGCRPQVAARPLIIEFNLRNPFLFGSMNSIKPAFGDRSVDELKQFYAGAEFRRTFSAELGRRTVLRDIWDRAKIKEASKPALKALEWKSVAEIARERNADPLDIFFDLSIEDELSLTFMMPVLDINEERVARKFSDPRTMIGISDGGAHVDMLCNAGYPTYLIGNFVRRKQALTLEHAVKRITSEPARFFGMSDRGELRPGLAADITIFDFDRIGSPERPEVRSDFPGGGRRLVTQAEGIEYTIVNGKVLYDRGRHTGALPGRVLRSGPATARR, translated from the coding sequence ATGGCCTTAGACCTGATTATTCGCGGCGGCACCGTGGTGGATGGGACCGGCACCCCTGGTTACCAGGCGGATGTTGCGATCTCAGAAGGACGAATCGTCGAAGTTGGCAAGATGCGCGATAGCGCCGAACGGGTCATCGACGGGTCGGGCCTGATAGTCACGCCAGGATTCATCGATCCGCACACACATTACGATGCGCAGATTTGCTGGGACCCTCTAATCACCTGCTCCTCGTGGCACGGCGTTACCACAGTGGTCATGGGCAATTGCGGGGTCGGACTGGCGCCCTGCAAACCGGCCGAACGCGAGGTCGCGACGTGGAATCTGGTTCACGTTGAGGCGATTCCATACGACGTCCTCAATAAAGGAATCACCTGGGATTGGGAGACTTTCCCGCAATACATGGATGCGGCGCAGCGGCGCGGTCTCGGTATCAACGTCGGCTTTCTCGCCGCGCTCTCACCCTTCCGCCACTTCGCGATGGGCGAGGAGGCGATGACGCGTGCTTCGACCGAGGCAGAGACTGTCCAGATCTGTACTTTGCTGCGCGAGACGATGGCTGCGGGAGCCTTCGGATTTTCGCTGACCGTAATGCCTCAGCACGTCGGATATAAAGGGCAACCGCTCGCGTGCCGCCTGGCGAGCCATGACGAGCTTCGAAGCTACGCAGGCGTTCTGCGCGAAGCCGGCCACGGCGTGGTCGAGATCGCGCTGACCCGTCAGCCGAGCGGCCTCTCGGACCAGGAGTACACGCTGCTCGATTTGCTGTCGCACGCGAGCGAACGTCCCGTGACCTGGCTCAATCTGCGTGATCGCGACGATGCGCCGGATGCGTGGAGCGAGACTTTGACCAAAGCCGCTCCCCTGCTCGAGCGCGGATGTCGCCCTCAGGTTGCTGCGCGCCCGTTGATTATCGAGTTCAATCTACGCAATCCGTTCCTGTTCGGCAGCATGAACTCGATCAAACCTGCTTTCGGCGATAGGTCGGTCGACGAACTCAAACAGTTTTACGCAGGCGCGGAGTTTCGCCGCACCTTCAGTGCCGAACTCGGTCGACGCACGGTGCTGCGAGATATCTGGGATCGCGCGAAGATCAAGGAGGCCTCCAAGCCAGCGCTCAAGGCGTTGGAATGGAAGAGCGTCGCTGAGATCGCACGCGAGCGCAATGCCGATCCCCTCGATATATTCTTCGATCTTTCAATCGAGGACGAACTGAGTCTCACCTTCATGATGCCGGTGCTCGATATCAACGAGGAGCGTGTCGCGCGCAAGTTCAGCGATCCGCGCACGATGATCGGAATCTCCGATGGCGGCGCGCACGTCGACATGTTGTGTAACGCCGGCTATCCGACTTATCTCATTGGCAATTTCGTGCGCCGCAAACAGGCGCTCACGCTCGAGCATGCCGTCAAACGCATCACCTCCGAACCCGCCCGATTCTTCGGGATGAGCGATCGCGGCGAACTACGTCCCGGGCTCGCGGCCGATATCACGATTTTCGACTTCGATCGCATCGGATCGCCCGAGCGTCCTGAGGTCCGCAGCGACTTTCCCGGCGGAGGTCGGCGGTTGGTAACGCAGGCCGAAGGGATCGAATACACCATCGTTAACGGCAAGGTCCTCTACGACCGTGGACGACATACGGGAGCGCTGCCGGGCCGAGTCCTGCGTTCGGGACCAGCCACGGCGCGGCGCTAG